ATGGCAAATATTCATTCGTCAGCTGTTAAAGCTGGAATTGTTATACAGGAGTCAAAACAGCCAATTCGAGGTAGCCCACAGGAGAAAGCTAAAGAATTAGCGATCGCAGCTTACTATTCCCACAAAATAAACTGATTGACAAAACACCGAACTTTGACAATAAAATAAGAAAATTCAACAGCACCGCAGTTCATGCTTGTTACAAGCCTCTGTGCTGTGTAAATTTGGGTTAGTTTGACTGCTGTTAAACAGTCTTGCTTTCTGATCCTTGTAGCTGCCCTCCTTGATGCTGCTGTCCCTTGCGGACAGGAATTAGGTGCGCTTTATGAATCTATAAAAAAAGTTTTTTAGAAAAGGGTGGGTTGAAAGCGAATCCAGTTACGTCCTTGTTAGACTGGTATTGTGGCTATAGCAGTTCATCTTGAATATAGGGTATCCAGACTGCCTAGTCAGACTGCCTAGTAGTCACTAATTTGTTAACAGTGACAAATAATTAGTTAATGTACAACCACAGTGACAAATAATTAGTCACTGTACAACAACATATGGACGTAACTGGATTCGAACCAGTGACCTCTACGATGTCAACGTAGCGCTCTAACCAACTGAGCTATACGTCCTTACCACACGATTATCAATAATAGCATAGATTTCTCGAAAACGCCAAACCAAGGGCAAAAAGCAGGCGAACTCCATAACTTGACGAATCAATAATTAAGGCTTGGCGATAGTGATTATCCATGCTTATGTAGCTGGGTAACAATTGTATATTGTTGAACGAAAGCTATAAAACCACATAGACTACTGAGTGATGCTTTTACCCTTGTTGGTATATAACTCTGGATAGTTTAAAATTGGTAACCAGTTTCGTTAATATTTATAAGGTGAATAAAAATGATTTTAATTAGGTAGAATGCCAACTGCTTTAATTACTGGTGCATCTAGTGGTATTGGTAAAGCCTTTGCTGATGAACTAGCTGCACGCCAGACAAATCTTGTTCTGCTTGCCCGTTCTGAAGAGAAACTCAATCAACTAGCTAAACAACTACAAGACCAATACAAAATTAAAGTAGACGTTATAGTTAAAGACCTCACAGAAGCTAATGCGGCGGCTGCTGTTTTTGATGTTATCAAAACCAAAGGATTGACAATTGATTTATTAATTAACAATGCTGGTTTTGGTGAATATGGAGACTTTGCTGAAGGTGACGGAGAAAAGCAAGTCAAAATTGTACAATTAAACATTTTGGCATTAGTCGATTTAACACATAAATTTCTACCTCTAATGCGCCAACGTGGTGCAGGCGGCATTATTAACGTATCTTCTATTACCGGATTTCAACCAATACCATATCTTTCTGTTTATGCTGCCAGTAAAGCTTTTATTCTTAGTTTTAGTGAAGCACTCTGGGCAGAAAATTTTCCTTACGGTGTCCGAGTTTTAGTCACTTGTCCAGGCCCAATAGAAACAAACTTTTTTGCAGAAGCTAATTTTCCTACCGCACTGGCAAGAAGCACAGATAAAATGTATTCTGCTAAAAAAGTGGTTTGTGAAACACTACAAGCTTTAGAAAATGGACTACCAACTGTTATAACTTCTGATATTACTACTAGTCTCAGAAGTAAATTATCTCGCCTCATACCACGGAAAATTCTACTTAGTATGTTGGCAAAACATTTTAAAACCTAAGTATAGGCAGAAGTTAGAAGTACAGACACGATTATACTCTTACGAGAAGCCGCTCTTCGAGCGTCTACGTGTCTGTGCAGGAGTTAAAAGTTATTTCTTCCTGATCTGTCCCTCTTTACTTTCTACATATACCTTGTTAATTGAACTCGGTAACGGTCTTTTTTAGTGACGGCGATTTCGCCAACTTCTAAACGCCCTTTACTACGAATGGCGATTAAGTCGCCTGATTTAACTTGGGAACTTGCTTGAGTAATTTCCTTCCAATTGACGCGCACATCACCCGCATCAATTAAATCAACCATTTTGCTGCGGGACATCCCAAAACCAGCAGATGCGATCGCATCTAGTCGCAAGGAAGCTTCAACGGTGGTTAATTCTTTTTTCTTGGGTTCCCTAACCTTTAATTCGTTGATATCAATTGGTTGGGTTTTCACCGAAACTGATCGCACCTGCTTGAGACTCATTTCTAAAAATTCTGTCAATTCTGGTGCTACAATTGTCTGCGCTCCCCGTTCTCCTAAAACAATAATATCCCCTGTCTTTTCGCGGACAATTCCTGTTCCGAGCATTGCGCCTAAAAAGTCGCGATGAGTGGCAGTATCAAATAAAAAATTACCGGCAATTTCTAATGCAACAAGGGCGACTTGAGATTGATCTAGGGGGATTTCTGAGCGGGCGATCGCTATTCTTTGGCGTTCGGCTTGCGGATATCCACCCCACGCTACTATTTGCACTTCTGTTAACCGACTAAACACTCGTTGAATTTCTGCCAATTCTGGGGGAGACAGAAAATCTGTCAAAACAACTTCCCAAGTTTTTATAGCTTGTTCTGCTTGATCTATTACACGAGCTACACTATCTCGATTTTCAACACCTTTTAAAAGTTCTTCTCTTGGTAACATTCTTAAAATTTTTAGATATCAGTTGAGAATTAATCTGCTAAAACTGTATTGATTCTAACTTTAATTCCCATTTCAGGAGGCTTTCATCTCTCCCAATTTGTTACACCCTAGTTTTTCGAGAATGCGAATTGAGCCAGCATGATTATCAAGCGAATGAGCGATAATTCTTTTGAGTTCTTGCTGATACCATTTCATTATTAAAATGAAATGGTATGAGTAAAGGCAAAATTGGCCAGTGCTTGAACTGCTTCAAAGGCAAACCACTGTTGGCAATATGCCCAAAGAAAGCATTTTATAACCCATTTTTATAGTTACTTGCTCATTGGGTTTGCCAATTCAAAATAATTGGGGACTTGTGACGACTGGGTAGGGGCAAAACTTCTTCCTAGTCCCTAACCCCCAGCCCCTATGAAGCCGCTGTGTTGTAATATGTAAAATGTGCTTCATTCTCTACACAGTACTTGGGTCAGCATAACCTTGAATATTTTCCGGGTCAAACTGACGTAATATCTTGGTTGACTGCCGAGTGAGCATTTCCGAACCTTGAACTACGATTAAATATTTACCTGCATCTAAACGATTGCGGTAGGGTAAAGCATCCCCACTACCAAAGAGTAAGCCCCCTCCGCCACCGACTACCACGCCACCCATCGCGCCACTCGCAGCACCCAGCAATCCCCCAACTATGTGATTGCCAATTTCACCTGCCCAAGCAAAAGTATCCAAACCAGTGATGAGGCTGAAGGTAAAACCAGCAAAAAAGCCAAATGGTATTAGCCAAGTTGTCATCAGCCGTGCTTGCTTTTTAGCTTGGTCTTTAGGATCAATAAACCCAAACTCATCAGCACTTTTATATCCCCTGCCCAGGATAGTACTTTTTATGCCTTTTTCTTCTAGAGCTAAGTAAGCACCTTCGGCTTGAATACGGTCTGACAATACAGCAACAAGGTAATTCATTGATTTAAAAATAGTTGTCTAATAGAAATTTTGCTTTAATTAACAGCGACAAGAGGAATTACTGTGCAAAGATAAAATATAAAATTTATTTTGCATATTTTCCGAAGTTTTAATGATTGTAATCTGACTCACCTTATGGAAAATCGCTGTGTATCTTTTAACTTCACTCCATCTTGTCATCGCCTCAGATAACATATCACTTTAGGGAATCAAGTGGTTCACAAAAATTATTTACACCTTGCTTGAGGACATATATCAAAACTGGGGTTGCCAAAATCTTAGGAAATGTTGGCATTGTTTTCAAGTGTTCCATCATCCCGTGAAGTGAGCCGTTGAGTAAGTCTTCCCGATATTGTTGTTCACAAATGACTGCACGCCATTTTCTTGCCAAAGCATCTAACCACTCTGAATTAGCTCTTTCTGGCTGTTGTCCTGCCCGAATTGCTAGCGTCATCGCAGCATCTTCTAAATCTCCATCACAGTCTTCAATCAAATCCAAGACTTCTAACGCTACGGAGTCTTCTGCTAATTGAGAACGAAACTGTGCAATCTCTTTCGATGTTACTGTAGTCATGAATTTTTGACAAGGCGAGCAATGAAACACTTAGTTATGTTATTCCAATTGTGGCTTATTGATACTATTTTAATGTGATAATTGCTTTCATTTATTTCTTGAGTTAGTGTTATATTATATACCAATAAGTTGTGTAATATGCAACATAAATTATCGTATTTTAGTAGTTATACTTAATTTCAAAAATCAGATGTTGCAGATAGTAAGTAGTAAAATTTTTATCTAGTGCTATGTTTGATCTGCCTGGACTTCGCCCTAATCTAGCTCCCGGTGTCTCTTTATAAGTCGATGTTTGATATATCGACCCATAGATCAACGTGATCGAATAACAATTTTGAACTTTACATCTACATTCTGATAATAAACGAAACATATTTTAATTATTGTTTCCCTAAAATTAATATTCTTCAACCAAAGTTAAAAATTTTCAGTAGTAAGTCAAAAATAATAGCGATCGCCTGATGAAATGCCAACGGGTTTGTAAAGGATAATTGATATTTGTTGTCAAAACAAGCCATGAGGTAAGACACTAGGAATACAACACACGCAATTATTTTTATGACTGCTATTTCTAACATTGAATATAAGCGACCAATTTGGCAAATCGCTATGATGTTGACTTTAGGCTTTTGGCTCAGTGCTAGCTTAGTTTTAGATTGGGTAATTATGCCTAGTCTTTATCTTTCTGGAATGATGAGCCAAGCTGGTTTTACAACAGCAGGCTACACGATTTTTTGGAATTTTAATCGCATGGAATTATTAGCTGCTGCTGTAGTATTAACTGGAGCGCTGGCTGTAAGCAAAACTCGATATCATCGGCAGATTGGGGCGATTGTTTTATCGGCACTACTGTTAACTGTAGCTCTGCTTGATACGTATTTTTTAACTCCGCAAATGTGCGCGACTGGAATTCAGCTCAACCTATTTGATGCAGCAACTGCAATTCCAACAACAATGAATTTACTGCATGGTGGTTACTGGTTACTAGAAATTGTCAAATTAGTGGCTGGTGCAACACTTTTAAACTGGTGCTGGCAGCAGCAAGCTGAGTTAAGATAACGAATTGTAGCCGCGAGAATATTGATTTTTAATTTTCACGCAAACATCAGCCAGCGTGTTGGAAAATCCACACTGTGAATGGATTACCTAACTTCAAGTAAATGCTGTGCAAAGACGCAAAGATATACTTTGCGTCTTTTTGATTAGATATTTAGTTAGGATTTTAAGATACTCAGTAGAGACGTACAAGTGTAGAATTTACGGGTTGCAAAGATTTTTGGAAATGGTATTGGGTAATAAAAATTACGTAATTACTACCCAAATCAAGTTATAGAGTGTTAATTTTAGGTATTAAAATCTACATACAGAAAGTTGTAATTTAATGTCTAAATTAGCATCAGTAGCCATGTTAGCCACAGTCCTTGCGCTTAGCTCAATTGATAACCCTACTGCTACACTGGCTGGAACCTGTGCTTCTCAGTGTGGTCAAGCTCCAATTCAGTTTATCCCAGGTCAACACATCCGCTTGGAAGTGATTAACATCACATCTAACTTAGTGAAACTAGAAAAAGTAAAAGCAAGTGAACTAATTTCTCTGCAACCAGGACAGAAATTACAATTCGAGCAGGAAGACGCTACACAACAAAATGTATCTCTTGTTTTCTGGAATGAAAGAGGATTACCACTACAAGCAATTGTTTCTAAACCAAACTTTGGTACATTGCGTGTAGAACTCCGTCGTGGAAACCGTAACCCAGGCGATCGCTCTCTTTATATTCTCAACGACGGTCGTGTAAACATATTCTAGAAGCTAAATTATGATTCTGGAAGCAGTAATGCTCAATGTCAAAACCAGCACAGAGCAAGATTTTGAAAGCGCTTTCAAACAAGCCTCAAATATAATTGCGTCGATGAATGGTTACATATCCCATGAACTGCATAAATGTCTGCAAATCAGAGGTAAATATTTATTGCTAGTAAGGTGGGAAACTTTAGAAGCACATACAGTCGGATTTAGAGGCTCTGCTGAATATCAGGAATGGAAGCAACTTCTACACCATTTTTATGAGCCATTTCCGACAGTTGAGCATTTTGTACCCATCTTAAATCAAGCAAAAAATTGATAGAATGTTTTGACCTTTAAATATAACTAATTAAAAGGGTGAAGATACTTTAAAATTCACCCTTTTGATTTAAAGCTAATAGCTAAATGTCAGACAGACCTACACTCCAACAACCAAAACACCGTAAGCGCTTACCTAACCAGCGCTGGCACATTTACCCACAGCAAACCGAATTAGCTCAAAAGCTGGCGAGTGTGATAAATCTCTCACCCGTTATCAGCCAGCTGTTGATTAATCGCGGTATTGAAACGCCAAAACAAGCACAAGCATTTTTAGAGCCAGAATCTTTAATTTTGCCTTCGCCACTAGAAGAATTCCCTGATTTGGCAATTAGTTTAGAGTTATTGCAAGAAGCGATCGCCTCTCAAAAAAAAATCGCTATTTGCGGTGACTACGATGCTGATGGAATGACAAGCACTGCTTTACTATTGCGTAGTCTCCGTACTCTAGGCGCACAAGTCGATTATGCTATTCCTAGCCGGATGCACGAAGGCTACGGTATCAATAAACGCATAGTAGAAGAATTTCACAGCGAAGGTGTATGGCTGATTCTGACTGTAGATAATGGTATCTCTGCATATGAACCAGTTGCTAGAGCTAAAGAATTAGGTCTAAAAGTAATTATTACTGACCACCATGACATCCCCCAGAAATTGCCGCCAGCTGATGCTATTCTCAATCCCAAACTGATAGCAGAATCTTCACCTTATAGAGGTGTTGCTGGTGTAGGTGTCGCCTACATCCTAGCAGTTTCTTTAGCACAACAGTTAGGGGAAACTAAGGGCTTAATTAAGCCAATGCTAGCACTGTTTACATTGGGAACGATCGCAGATTTAGCTCCCTTAACTGGTGTAAATCGTCGTTGGGTAAAACGCGGCTTACAGCATTTACCCAAATCCGATTTGCCAGGAATACAGGCTTTAATTCAAGTCGCAGGTGTGCAGGCGAAGGGTACAGGGGAGCAGGGGAGCAGAGGGGCAGGGGAGCAAGGGGGCAGGGGAGCAAGGGGGCAGGAGAGCAATTATCAATTACCAATTACCAATTATCAATCGAAAGTCCAAAATCCTAAAACGTTGAAGCCGGAGGATATTGGGTTTCGTCTTGGGCCGAGAATTAATGCTATTGGTCGAATAGGTGATCCCCTGACTGTGATTGAATTGCTGACTACAGATGATATGGGAATAGCGCTGGAGAGAGCAATGCAGTGCGAACAGACAAACACCAGTCGTCAGCAAATGTGTGAGCAAATAGAACAAGAGGCGATCGCAATTGTAGAGACGTTGTATGCAACATCTCTACAGGATGACCGTGTATTAGTTGTTGTGGAACCTAATTGGCATCATGGCGTTATTGGTATTGTCGCTTCCCGCTTGGTGGAACGCTACGGCGTCCCCGTATTCATTGGTACTTACGAGGATGGAGAACACATCCGCGGTTCAGCGCGAGGAATTCCTGAGTTTGACGTGTTTGCAGCTTTGGAATATTGTCACGACTTGCTAGGCAAATTTGGTGGACACAAAGCAGCTGGGGGATTTTCTTTCCCAGTGCAGAATTTGCAGACGTTGCGATCGCGCTTAAGTGAGTTCGCTAATCAATGTCTTGAACCTCAACATCTCAAACCTCTACTCGAGATTGATGCTGAAGTCGACCTCAGTCAAATCAATCAGCAACTTTATCAACAGCTGAATGCTCTCCACCCTTGCGGTATCGACAACCCCGATCCGATGTTTTGGACACCTAATGTCCAAGTGGTTGAGCAACAAATTATTGGCAAGGGTCATATTAAAATGACCCTTGCTCAAACTATCGATAATCAACAGTATAAAATCAAAGCGATCGCTTGGCGTTGGGGCGACTATTTCCCCCTACCACCGCGACTAGATATCGCTTACAAACTCCGAGAAAATCATTTTAACGGCAACACTACTATCGAGTTAGAGTTACTCGGTGTCAGATTACCAATTGAATCTCAGCAAATTTTTGCCTATCCACGTACCCCATCTAGTACTACCTTTGAATACCAGCAACGTCGGTATACTTGTGGTGTCTATCAAAATGGTGCTGGCTCGGAATTAAGAATTAAAAATTCTGAAGGCAAAGTTCTAGTTATGCAGCCAGGACATATAATCGGTTTGCTGGGAACTAACCGTCAAAACGCTAAAGAAGTTGATATCTCTCAACCACAATATGACTGTATTATTCAAGCTGCGTTTCAGGCTTTATCAGTGCTGAGTACCGAGTGATAAGTTCTGAATCTTTTGTTATGAGTTATGAAGCTCTAAATTCAACCATTTTCTTTCACTCAGCACTCAGCACTCAGCGCTCTTATAGGTTGCCGTTGCGAAATGCTAGCACAAAGATTACTGCTGGGCCAGCAATCACGATTAGTCCCACAAACAGTAGTTGGAAAATAACTTCCCAGTTGATGCTGGTAAAGGTGTTAAACAAAGCGTCAAGCATTTTCCCTTCTTCCTCCCAAATTGTTTTATAAAAACCAATAACTCAATTGCGAAACCCGCAATTGATCATATCCGGGGATTGACTATCGAATTTAATTTAGTTAACAAAACTATAAGAAAAAACATAAAATGATAGTGATTGGGGACTGGGGATTAGGGATTAGGTACTGGGAAGAAGTTTTCCCCGTATTCAGTACCAAATCCTGAATCAATAATTAGGAACTGAGAAAGAGTTTTTCCCAGTCCCCAGTCCCCAGCCCCCAGTCCCCAGCCCCCAGTCCCCAGTCCCCAATCCCCAAAACTAAATGGCAACTTGGCAATGTGTAAAGCAATGTGGAGCCTGCTGTAATCTTGATCCAGCAGAGCGTCCAGATTTAGATGAGTATCTCACCGCAGCAGAACTGGAACTGTATCTCAGTATGGTAGGTGAAGGAGGCTGGTGTGTGAATTTCGACCATACAACGCGAGAATGCCGCATTTACGCAAATCGCCCCCGCTTCTGCCGTGTAGAACCAGAAATATTTCAAGATATGTATGGAGTTGAGTCAGAAGAAGTTAATGAGTTTGCCATTGACTGCTGTCGTGAGCAAATAGAGGGAGTATATGGCGATCGCAGTCTGGAAATGTTACGGTTTGACAAAGCTGTTGGGCTGTAAGCCGGTTGTTCATCGCTCCCTCTTTAATTTCTATAGTTTTACTCACTGGGGTTGCAATTTATTACAAAAATCTGAGAAAATGAAAAGAATATGAGAACAACCTAGCAAGAAACTACTGCCTGTGAAAACTGACTCTGCACCTTTAGGCATTTCTGGCATATCTCACACAGAGATAGACCTAGAAATGGAAGACAGCACAAACTCTAACTTGACTACTGCGACACTTATAGAGGCAGTTCAGCCTGTAGTTGCCGATAGTCAAAAAAACCAGCAATCACCGGCGGTA
This region of Nostoc sp. UHCC 0302 genomic DNA includes:
- a CDS encoding SDR family oxidoreductase → MPTALITGASSGIGKAFADELAARQTNLVLLARSEEKLNQLAKQLQDQYKIKVDVIVKDLTEANAAAAVFDVIKTKGLTIDLLINNAGFGEYGDFAEGDGEKQVKIVQLNILALVDLTHKFLPLMRQRGAGGIINVSSITGFQPIPYLSVYAASKAFILSFSEALWAENFPYGVRVLVTCPGPIETNFFAEANFPTALARSTDKMYSAKKVVCETLQALENGLPTVITSDITTSLRSKLSRLIPRKILLSMLAKHFKT
- a CDS encoding photosystem II S4 domain protein; this translates as MLPREELLKGVENRDSVARVIDQAEQAIKTWEVVLTDFLSPPELAEIQRVFSRLTEVQIVAWGGYPQAERQRIAIARSEIPLDQSQVALVALEIAGNFLFDTATHRDFLGAMLGTGIVREKTGDIIVLGERGAQTIVAPELTEFLEMSLKQVRSVSVKTQPIDINELKVREPKKKELTTVEASLRLDAIASAGFGMSRSKMVDLIDAGDVRVNWKEITQASSQVKSGDLIAIRSKGRLEVGEIAVTKKDRYRVQLTRYM
- a CDS encoding antibiotic biosynthesis monooxygenase, which encodes MILEAVMLNVKTSTEQDFESAFKQASNIIASMNGYISHELHKCLQIRGKYLLLVRWETLEAHTVGFRGSAEYQEWKQLLHHFYEPFPTVEHFVPILNQAKN
- a CDS encoding DHH family phosphoesterase, producing MSDRPTLQQPKHRKRLPNQRWHIYPQQTELAQKLASVINLSPVISQLLINRGIETPKQAQAFLEPESLILPSPLEEFPDLAISLELLQEAIASQKKIAICGDYDADGMTSTALLLRSLRTLGAQVDYAIPSRMHEGYGINKRIVEEFHSEGVWLILTVDNGISAYEPVARAKELGLKVIITDHHDIPQKLPPADAILNPKLIAESSPYRGVAGVGVAYILAVSLAQQLGETKGLIKPMLALFTLGTIADLAPLTGVNRRWVKRGLQHLPKSDLPGIQALIQVAGVQAKGTGEQGSRGAGEQGGRGARGQESNYQLPITNYQSKVQNPKTLKPEDIGFRLGPRINAIGRIGDPLTVIELLTTDDMGIALERAMQCEQTNTSRQQMCEQIEQEAIAIVETLYATSLQDDRVLVVVEPNWHHGVIGIVASRLVERYGVPVFIGTYEDGEHIRGSARGIPEFDVFAALEYCHDLLGKFGGHKAAGGFSFPVQNLQTLRSRLSEFANQCLEPQHLKPLLEIDAEVDLSQINQQLYQQLNALHPCGIDNPDPMFWTPNVQVVEQQIIGKGHIKMTLAQTIDNQQYKIKAIAWRWGDYFPLPPRLDIAYKLRENHFNGNTTIELELLGVRLPIESQQIFAYPRTPSSTTFEYQQRRYTCGVYQNGAGSELRIKNSEGKVLVMQPGHIIGLLGTNRQNAKEVDISQPQYDCIIQAAFQALSVLSTE
- a CDS encoding photosystem II reaction center protein Ycf12, translated to MLDALFNTFTSINWEVIFQLLFVGLIVIAGPAVIFVLAFRNGNL
- a CDS encoding YkgJ family cysteine cluster protein, producing the protein MATWQCVKQCGACCNLDPAERPDLDEYLTAAELELYLSMVGEGGWCVNFDHTTRECRIYANRPRFCRVEPEIFQDMYGVESEEVNEFAIDCCREQIEGVYGDRSLEMLRFDKAVGL